Proteins encoded together in one Juglans regia cultivar Chandler chromosome 9, Walnut 2.0, whole genome shotgun sequence window:
- the LOC108984281 gene encoding probable serine/threonine-protein kinase WNK3 isoform X2, whose amino-acid sequence MPQDLSSELDLDNSDTEFIEVDPTGRYGRYKEVLGKGAFKKVYRAFDELEGIEVAWNQVKVADLLQNSEDLERLYSEVHLLKTLKHKNIIKFYNSWIDTKNESINFITEIFTSGTLRQYRKKHKHVDLRALKKWSRQILEGLLYLHSHDPPVIHRDLKCDNIFVNGNQGTPEFMAPELYEEGYNELVDIYAFGMCLIELVTFEYPYVECANAAQIYKKVTSGIKPASLAKVKDPAVKAFIEKCIAKVSERLSAEELLMDPFLQSDEDHGSLGCSLRPKTHHSEGSHDLLDIGKSAKDPSVETSRDFTVQGQRKDGNTIFLKLRIADSSGLYRNIHFPFDIEADTAISVASEMVEELDLTDQDVSAIAEMIDSEIRSHIPDWTARALFGDSYDGEGASPDSCTSEAKDDASPLMNEPTTPSSGFALERLPSGHKYWSDSPKAPGGTSPVQSSPLNLPSQVDSVAGWASLTGDNEKSPGHDEDQDNPYFGVILEQPENEFVSDDDGNSEENTPNLLVDVQFGEKNSEDADSHSSNGGYPFEENYFESEAVKILSGKLENLLKQQQDELNELKRKHELAIAELLKGLPPDIYQKVLSNCKQNSSDHKMHIEAL is encoded by the exons ATGCCACAGGACTTGTCGTCCGAACTAGACCTGGACAATTCCGACACCGAGTTCATTGAGGTTGATCCCACTGGTCGATACGGTCGG TATAAAGAGGTGTTAGGAAAAGGTGCTTTCAAGAAAGT ATATCGAGCATTTGATGAGTTGGAGGGAATTGAGGTAGCTTGGAATCAGGTTAAGGTGGCAGACCTATTACAAAACTCCGAAGACTTGGAGCGACTATATTCGGAAGTTCATTTACTCAAGACTTTAAAGCACAAGAACATAATTAAGTTTTACAATTCCTGGATCGACACAAAAAATGAGAGTATTAACTTCATTACAGAGATTTTCACCTCTGGAACATTACGGCA ATACAGGAAGAAACATAAACATGTTGATTTAAGAGCATTGAAGAAATGGTCCCGGCAGATCCTAGAGGGCCTTCTTTATCTTCATAGTCATGACCCACCTGTTATTCATCGAGATTTGAAGTGTGATAACATATTTGTCAATGGGAATCAAG GTACCCCAGAGTTCATGGCACCGGAGCTTTATGAGGAGGGATACAATGAGCTTGTAGACATTTATGCCTTTGGCATGTGCTTGATTGAATTAGTGACCTTTGAGTACCCATATGTTGAATGTGCTAATGCGGCTCAAATATATAAGAAAGTGACATCG GGAATAAAGCCGGCATCATTGGCAAAAGTCAAAGACCCTGCAGTTAAAGCATTTATAGAAAAATGTATTGCAAAAGTATCTGAACGCTTGTCTGCTGAGGAACTTTTAATGGATCCTTTTCTGCAATCAGATGAGGATCATGGAAGTTTAGGTTGTTCTCTGCGTCCCAAAACCCATCATTCAG AAGGCAGTCATGATCTCCTCGATATTGGTAAAAGTGCTAAGGATCCATCTGTTGAGACAAGTAGAGATTTCACAGTTCAAGGTCAACGGAAAGATGGTAACACGATATTTCTGAAACTACGAATAGCAGACTCCTCAG GTCTTTATCGCAATATCCACTTCCCATTTGATATTGAGGCAGACACTGCAATTTCTGTTGCTAGTGAAATGGTCGAGGAGTTGGACCTAACGGATCAAGATGTTTCAGCAATCGCTGAAATGATTGACTCAGAAATCCGGTCACACATTCCAGATTGGACAGCAAGAGCACTCTTTGGAGATAGTTATGATGGAGAAGGTGCAAGTCCTGATAGCTGTACCTCTGAAGCCAAGGATGATGCTTCTCCTCTCATGAATGAGCCTACTACCCCTTCTAGTGGTTTTGCACTGGAAAGATTGCCTTCGGGTCATAAGTATTGGTCTGATTCGCCCAAGGCACCTGGTGGAACCTCACCGGTACAGTCTAGCCCTTTAAACTTGCCTTCTCAGGTTGATTCAGTTGCTGGTTGGGCTAGCTTGACTGGAGATAATGAAAAATCTCCTGGTCATGATGAAGACCAGGATAATCCTTATTTTGGTGTTATACTTGAACAACCTGAGAATGAGTTTGTTTCTGATGATGATGGTAATAGCGAAGAGAACACACCTAATTTACTTGTTGACGTGCAATTTGGTGAGAAAAACAGTGAAGATGCAGATTCGCATTCTAGCAATGGAGGCTATCCTTTTGAAGAAAACTATTTTGAATCAGAAGCTGTCAAGATACTTTCCGGGAAACTTGAGAATCTGCTAAAGCAGCAGCAAGATGAGCTAAATGAATTAAAGAGGAAGCATGAACTCGCCATAGCAGAACTTTTAAAGGGACTTCCTCCAGATATCTATCAAAAGGTATTAAGTAACTGTAAGCAGAACAGTTCTGACCATAAAATGCACATTGAGGCCCTATAA
- the LOC108984281 gene encoding probable serine/threonine-protein kinase WNK3 isoform X1, with the protein MPQDLSSELDLDNSDTEFIEVDPTGRYGRYKEVLGKGAFKKVYRAFDELEGIEVAWNQVKVADLLQNSEDLERLYSEVHLLKTLKHKNIIKFYNSWIDTKNESINFITEIFTSGTLRQYRKKHKHVDLRALKKWSRQILEGLLYLHSHDPPVIHRDLKCDNIFVNGNQGEVKIGDLGLAAILRQARSAHSVIGTPEFMAPELYEEGYNELVDIYAFGMCLIELVTFEYPYVECANAAQIYKKVTSGIKPASLAKVKDPAVKAFIEKCIAKVSERLSAEELLMDPFLQSDEDHGSLGCSLRPKTHHSEGSHDLLDIGKSAKDPSVETSRDFTVQGQRKDGNTIFLKLRIADSSGLYRNIHFPFDIEADTAISVASEMVEELDLTDQDVSAIAEMIDSEIRSHIPDWTARALFGDSYDGEGASPDSCTSEAKDDASPLMNEPTTPSSGFALERLPSGHKYWSDSPKAPGGTSPVQSSPLNLPSQVDSVAGWASLTGDNEKSPGHDEDQDNPYFGVILEQPENEFVSDDDGNSEENTPNLLVDVQFGEKNSEDADSHSSNGGYPFEENYFESEAVKILSGKLENLLKQQQDELNELKRKHELAIAELLKGLPPDIYQKVLSNCKQNSSDHKMHIEAL; encoded by the exons ATGCCACAGGACTTGTCGTCCGAACTAGACCTGGACAATTCCGACACCGAGTTCATTGAGGTTGATCCCACTGGTCGATACGGTCGG TATAAAGAGGTGTTAGGAAAAGGTGCTTTCAAGAAAGT ATATCGAGCATTTGATGAGTTGGAGGGAATTGAGGTAGCTTGGAATCAGGTTAAGGTGGCAGACCTATTACAAAACTCCGAAGACTTGGAGCGACTATATTCGGAAGTTCATTTACTCAAGACTTTAAAGCACAAGAACATAATTAAGTTTTACAATTCCTGGATCGACACAAAAAATGAGAGTATTAACTTCATTACAGAGATTTTCACCTCTGGAACATTACGGCA ATACAGGAAGAAACATAAACATGTTGATTTAAGAGCATTGAAGAAATGGTCCCGGCAGATCCTAGAGGGCCTTCTTTATCTTCATAGTCATGACCCACCTGTTATTCATCGAGATTTGAAGTGTGATAACATATTTGTCAATGGGAATCAAGGTGAGGTGAAAATTGGTGACTTAGGCCTGGCTGCAATTCTTCGCCAGGCTCGTTCAGCTCATAGTGTCATTG GTACCCCAGAGTTCATGGCACCGGAGCTTTATGAGGAGGGATACAATGAGCTTGTAGACATTTATGCCTTTGGCATGTGCTTGATTGAATTAGTGACCTTTGAGTACCCATATGTTGAATGTGCTAATGCGGCTCAAATATATAAGAAAGTGACATCG GGAATAAAGCCGGCATCATTGGCAAAAGTCAAAGACCCTGCAGTTAAAGCATTTATAGAAAAATGTATTGCAAAAGTATCTGAACGCTTGTCTGCTGAGGAACTTTTAATGGATCCTTTTCTGCAATCAGATGAGGATCATGGAAGTTTAGGTTGTTCTCTGCGTCCCAAAACCCATCATTCAG AAGGCAGTCATGATCTCCTCGATATTGGTAAAAGTGCTAAGGATCCATCTGTTGAGACAAGTAGAGATTTCACAGTTCAAGGTCAACGGAAAGATGGTAACACGATATTTCTGAAACTACGAATAGCAGACTCCTCAG GTCTTTATCGCAATATCCACTTCCCATTTGATATTGAGGCAGACACTGCAATTTCTGTTGCTAGTGAAATGGTCGAGGAGTTGGACCTAACGGATCAAGATGTTTCAGCAATCGCTGAAATGATTGACTCAGAAATCCGGTCACACATTCCAGATTGGACAGCAAGAGCACTCTTTGGAGATAGTTATGATGGAGAAGGTGCAAGTCCTGATAGCTGTACCTCTGAAGCCAAGGATGATGCTTCTCCTCTCATGAATGAGCCTACTACCCCTTCTAGTGGTTTTGCACTGGAAAGATTGCCTTCGGGTCATAAGTATTGGTCTGATTCGCCCAAGGCACCTGGTGGAACCTCACCGGTACAGTCTAGCCCTTTAAACTTGCCTTCTCAGGTTGATTCAGTTGCTGGTTGGGCTAGCTTGACTGGAGATAATGAAAAATCTCCTGGTCATGATGAAGACCAGGATAATCCTTATTTTGGTGTTATACTTGAACAACCTGAGAATGAGTTTGTTTCTGATGATGATGGTAATAGCGAAGAGAACACACCTAATTTACTTGTTGACGTGCAATTTGGTGAGAAAAACAGTGAAGATGCAGATTCGCATTCTAGCAATGGAGGCTATCCTTTTGAAGAAAACTATTTTGAATCAGAAGCTGTCAAGATACTTTCCGGGAAACTTGAGAATCTGCTAAAGCAGCAGCAAGATGAGCTAAATGAATTAAAGAGGAAGCATGAACTCGCCATAGCAGAACTTTTAAAGGGACTTCCTCCAGATATCTATCAAAAGGTATTAAGTAACTGTAAGCAGAACAGTTCTGACCATAAAATGCACATTGAGGCCCTATAA